GCCACATCCAGCCAGTGCCGGCCCCAGTGCTCGCCATAGTGGGGGCTTGCCAGCAGACGCTCCACCACCTTGGCAAAGGCTTCCTTCTCGGGCAGAGGATCCTTCACAAAAGCCTCCACCTCCTCCGGCGACGGCGGCAGGCCCAGCAAGTCAAACGAGGCTCGCCGAATCAGCGTCCTCCGCTCCGCAGGCGGCGCCGGCGTGACGCCCAGCACCTTCATCTTCGCATTGATGAACCCATCCACCGGATGCACCTCGCTACGCTCGAGATTTGAAATCTTCAGCGGTTGGTACGCCCAGAGGTCCTCAGGCTTGTAGCGGCGATTTGTCCAGTCTGCGGAGAGTCCGCCACTCGTCTGCATGGGCACGCCATCGGCGGATTCCCACGCGTGCTTCTGCAAGGTCGCCAGCTTCTTCTCATCTGGCCATGGAGCCCCATCGGCAATCCACTTGCGCACCACCTCGATTTGCTCCGCGCTGAGCTTGTCATTCTCCTTGGGTGGCATCGCGAGATCTTCGTCTTCTCGCGTGACCACCTTCATGAGCAGACTCTTCTCCGGTTCCTTGGGCACGAGCGTGGCCTCACCGCTGTCTCCACCGGAGAGCATGGCTTCACGGGTGCGCATGTCCAGGCCGCCCTTGATCTTCTTCGGATCCTCTCCGTGGCAGGCGAGGCATTTCTCCTTGAAGAGTGGCAGCACCTTCTGCGCGTAGTGCTTCTCCGCCTCCTCAGTGGTGGCGGCGCCCGCAGGGAGAGCGAAGCCCAGTGCGGTGACATGAAGGAGGAAAGCCGTGGATCTCGGAATCATGGCTGGAGTGCTTGTCTGATGCGCCCTGTAACGAAGGCACTGCCGCAATCATTGCGGCTTTCCGATCTCAAACATCTGGCGAACTACCGAGGGATCCAGAGCCACGCTGTAGATGAGAAATTCATCCAGGCATCCATTGAGATTGCGCACGGGGAACTGATGCTCCTTCGTCGGCAGCCCCCAGTTGCCCATCTCGCACGCGCCGTAGACAATCTTGCGACCGGGCTGGTAGAGCGGAGAAATCTCGCGGCTCACTTCGCGGCCATCCACGAACTGCACGGATTCACCGCTGCAGTTGTCATACGTCACCACCAGCTGGTGCCACCGGCCGAGGTTCGTCTTCGTGAAGACCACCGGTGAGTAGTAGATTTGGTTCACCTTCTTTTCAGGAGTCTTCTCGTCCGGATATGCGATGGAGAACATCATCCGGCCATCTTCCAGAATCTGCCAGTGTGGCTCGCCGGTCTCGTAGCCATCCGTGAGCAGCAGCGCGTTGTATTTGCGATCGAGTCCATCCACCTTCACCCAGCAGGCGAAGGTTAGCGCCTCATATTCGCCATCCAGTTTCATGCGCACACGATCACCTGGACGCTTGAATTCCAGGGCATCCTTCATCGGCCAGCGACCTTGAGTCCACCGCGCGCCCACCGCGCCACCATTGCGGGACTTGTCATTGCCGGCGGCGTTGTTCACGAGGCGGTCCCAATCGTGCCAATGGCGGAACAAGTAGCACGCCACCAGTCGCGGATCCCTACGGGTCACTTGGGACCATTGATCCCATTCGTCATAGCGGATGCGCGCCATCTTACCCGCGAGATCCTTCAGGTCATCAATGCTGGCGAAGTCCGCCGGGGCCGCATCCATGGGGGAGTAGAGCGCTCCCATGCGTTTCAGGCCCATGCCCTCCGTGAGGCTCACCATCTTGCCCGTTTCAGGATGGGCTTCCACTTCACCTTCGAACACATGCACCTCGCCTTCACCCTTCGCGCTGTCCACATGCACACCGAACTCCGTTCCTAGGTCCACCAGCTTCATGCCAGGTGTCAGCAGCCGGAATCCCTGTGCTGGCGGTGGCACGCGCACGCGGGCTTTTCCATCCGTGCAGACAGCTTCCCACGGTGACACGATCTCCAGCACGGCAGGTCCCTCCAGCAGGAGCTGTGCTCCGCTGAAGAACTCAATCTGCGCCAGACCACATCCCAGCTCAAAGCGACCTGCGTTCAGCGTATCGCCTGCACGCATGGGTGGGGGGTTGTCCAGCCATTCCGTGTTCCATTGATTGGTGATGATCGCACAACCGCGATCCGTCTCCTCTGCGGTGGCCGCCACCGTCGTGGGCGCAATGCTATCGCCCTGCAGTACCTGGAAGGTTTGTTCACCACCGTTGCTGTTGTCACTCAAGAGGGCAAAGGTCGCGATACCCAGCACCGCCAGCGCTGCCGCGGCCGCCCAGGGCACCCATGCCGCGATACGCCGTTTCGTGGCATTCCGATTCCGGGCACCTTCCGGTTGCCACGCATTCAGTGCCGCCACACCGGCTTGTTCACGCAACAGCGAGTCGAGATTCACCTCCCGGCGCAGCTTCTTGCGCACGTCGGGTTCGTTGCGGAGCACGAGTTCCAGCTCCGCAAACTCCTCCTTCGTCAGGCTCTGATTGAGCCAGCCGGCGATGAGGAAGTCTGTCCTGCTTTGATTCTTCACGCGTGAGCCTCCTTGCGCATGTGCTTCTCCGCGCACTCCAGCAGCGCCGCACGGAGACGCTGGATTGTCTTGTAGAAGGCCTGGGCGCTCTTGCCCGCCTTCTCTGCCACCTCATGAAATTTCACGCCGGGCTGATACGCCAGATGCAGCAGCTCCTTCTGGCGGGGGTCGAGTTTTTCCAGGCACTTGCAGAGGGCAAGGCGATGCGCCTCCAGGTTGTCCGTTTCTTCAAGGGACTCTTCGGCCAGCAGGTCGAGGATGTCGTCATTGAAGACGAGCCTGTCGCGCGACATGCGGCGCAAGTGCTTGAGCGATTCGAAACGCGCAATCGCTGCTGCCCACGCCATGAAGTTTGTGCCCATGTCGAACTGGTCAAACTTCCGCCAGGCCACGATGCTGGTCTCCTGCATCACCTCATCCACATCGTCCCAGTCAGGCAGCAGACTTCTCAGGAACCCGCGCAACCGCCCCTCATGCGCCACGAAGAGACGCACAAACGCCTCGTAGGTCTCCGGCGGGGCCTCGATGCGGGGAGTGGGAGGAGTGTCTTCGGGCATGCCCCAGTGTACCACCGGTGGGGGCGATTTTGGACGACAAATCGCGTGGGAGTCCGGTAGGACGGTGCTACCGGGGCAGTGGTTGTTTGGCGTGCGGGGTAGAGCACGCAACGTTCTTCTAAAGCGTACAACTCGTTGAATGATAAGATTATACGACAGATGATTTCCACCGTCGCACTGCTTACTGTCGCACCGTCCTACCGGAACTCCACCACCACCGGAAGAGATTCCGCACCTCCGCATACCGTACTTCCTCCGAGGGCGCGCCGAGGATGGTGACGATGAGTGGCATGCCATTCTGCTCGCCCCGGGCGATGAGGCAGTACCCAGCTTGATTCGTCATGCCGGTCTTCACGCCGTCATAGCCGCCAAGCTTGAGCAGTTGATTCGAGTTTTCCCAGGTGATGTCGCGGGTCTTTGTTGTGCTCCCCGGGAGCAGGACCTTGCCGGTGTACTTCTGGGTCTTCACAACCTCAGCAAATGCGGGATCCTTCATCGCGGCGATCGCCAGGATGACGAGGTCGCGCGCCGTGGTGGTGGGGTCCTTGTCCTCACCACCGTCA
The Roseimicrobium gellanilyticum DNA segment above includes these coding regions:
- a CDS encoding LamG-like jellyroll fold domain-containing protein gives rise to the protein MKNQSRTDFLIAGWLNQSLTKEEFAELELVLRNEPDVRKKLRREVNLDSLLREQAGVAALNAWQPEGARNRNATKRRIAAWVPWAAAAALAVLGIATFALLSDNSNGGEQTFQVLQGDSIAPTTVAATAEETDRGCAIITNQWNTEWLDNPPPMRAGDTLNAGRFELGCGLAQIEFFSGAQLLLEGPAVLEIVSPWEAVCTDGKARVRVPPPAQGFRLLTPGMKLVDLGTEFGVHVDSAKGEGEVHVFEGEVEAHPETGKMVSLTEGMGLKRMGALYSPMDAAPADFASIDDLKDLAGKMARIRYDEWDQWSQVTRRDPRLVACYLFRHWHDWDRLVNNAAGNDKSRNGGAVGARWTQGRWPMKDALEFKRPGDRVRMKLDGEYEALTFACWVKVDGLDRKYNALLLTDGYETGEPHWQILEDGRMMFSIAYPDEKTPEKKVNQIYYSPVVFTKTNLGRWHQLVVTYDNCSGESVQFVDGREVSREISPLYQPGRKIVYGACEMGNWGLPTKEHQFPVRNLNGCLDEFLIYSVALDPSVVRQMFEIGKPQ
- a CDS encoding sigma-70 family RNA polymerase sigma factor, translated to MPEDTPPTPRIEAPPETYEAFVRLFVAHEGRLRGFLRSLLPDWDDVDEVMQETSIVAWRKFDQFDMGTNFMAWAAAIARFESLKHLRRMSRDRLVFNDDILDLLAEESLEETDNLEAHRLALCKCLEKLDPRQKELLHLAYQPGVKFHEVAEKAGKSAQAFYKTIQRLRAALLECAEKHMRKEAHA